Proteins encoded within one genomic window of Fibrobacter sp. UWP2:
- the polA gene encoding DNA polymerase I, with amino-acid sequence MPEKTLLLLDSYALAFRMFYAYSQNPLKNSQGEEVSMMHGYWGAVLRILAKHKPTHFAIARDVAHTKTFRHELYPDYKANRGPMPEEMAAQMPLLGESLEASGIPLLSEPGYEADDVMASTAMAAVEAGFDHVVILSKDKDMSQIVTDKIHLFHLTKGADGIDFGPEQVLEKYGLPPEKIRDYLALMGDASDNVPGVPKVGPKTAIQLLNDFGDMDNLYANLDKVTKKGLHDNLENNREKAFLSRELVTLQTKRAFSGNLDTLEYNGLHVDTLAQMFKDHEINSLLRLLEGIPSKTGFVREGSDGTGSTDSANGDTVVSADFPVDIPPTYICVDTDEIFEQMKAEFAAASTVGIDTETDGLDPMQCGLVGMCLASADSEGNVAKGYYIPLAHTDEIGFPLPAGKGGNFDFNKAKEWFCTFFADNAPVAENDGAEGAASKRAFVFHNAKFDLHVLARAFKIPQAVIDNANIIDTLIAAWMLSPGQSGLGLDNQVMQRLQHEMIPIENLIGRGKNQITFNRTPIKDATEYGAEDAVYTLRLWKPLKQELEKLDYVKYFFEQEMPLLKVLYQMESVGVAIDVPALKTLEQELARRIENLEKEICDMAGVEFNIGSPKQLGDVLFDTLGLPEIKKRSTDAVVLEELSFRAPHPIVFSVIEYRELKKMQSTYISVLPTLINPDTRRIHTSFIQWGTATGRLSSRDPNLQNIPVRSDLGKKIRAAFIPQSKDNVILAVDYSQIELRMLAHLSGDAALIESYKEGIDIHARTAAAIYGVDLDAVTSDMRRDAKVVNFGVLYGMTAFRLARDLKIPMSQARDFIDGYFGMYQGVQQFIEDTKAAAHRDGYVETLSGRRRYIAGIDSSDRMESQMAERMAVNTPVQGSAADLIKIAMIRIQKRINEEKLPLRMMLQVHDELVFECPRDQVEAMAQMVKSEMEGAMELKVPLVASVGFGENWLEAH; translated from the coding sequence ATGCCTGAAAAGACTCTACTTTTGCTCGACTCTTACGCGCTTGCGTTCCGCATGTTTTACGCCTATTCGCAGAACCCGCTGAAAAACAGCCAAGGCGAAGAGGTTTCGATGATGCATGGCTACTGGGGGGCCGTACTCCGCATTTTGGCCAAACACAAGCCGACACATTTCGCCATTGCACGCGACGTGGCGCACACCAAGACCTTCAGGCACGAACTTTACCCCGACTACAAGGCCAATCGCGGGCCCATGCCCGAAGAAATGGCGGCTCAGATGCCGCTCCTCGGCGAAAGTCTGGAAGCAAGCGGAATTCCGCTCTTGTCGGAACCGGGTTACGAAGCGGACGACGTGATGGCAAGTACCGCCATGGCCGCGGTCGAAGCAGGCTTTGACCATGTGGTGATTTTAAGTAAAGACAAGGACATGTCGCAGATCGTAACCGACAAGATCCATCTTTTCCATTTGACGAAAGGCGCCGACGGCATTGACTTTGGCCCGGAACAGGTTCTTGAAAAATACGGACTTCCGCCCGAAAAAATTCGCGATTATTTGGCACTCATGGGTGACGCAAGCGACAACGTCCCCGGCGTTCCGAAGGTGGGTCCGAAAACCGCCATCCAGTTGCTGAATGACTTTGGCGACATGGACAACCTTTACGCAAACCTGGATAAAGTGACTAAAAAGGGTTTGCATGACAATCTGGAAAACAACCGCGAAAAGGCATTTCTCAGCCGCGAACTGGTGACTCTCCAGACCAAGCGCGCCTTTAGTGGCAACCTCGACACGCTGGAATACAACGGCCTGCACGTAGACACCTTGGCGCAGATGTTCAAGGATCACGAAATCAACAGTCTACTCCGCCTTTTGGAAGGCATTCCCAGCAAGACGGGCTTTGTGCGCGAAGGTTCTGATGGCACGGGAAGCACTGACTCTGCGAACGGAGACACCGTAGTAAGCGCCGATTTTCCGGTCGATATCCCGCCGACTTATATCTGTGTTGACACCGATGAAATTTTCGAGCAGATGAAGGCCGAATTTGCCGCCGCAAGCACCGTGGGTATCGACACCGAAACCGATGGCCTCGACCCGATGCAGTGCGGCCTCGTGGGAATGTGCCTTGCGTCTGCCGACAGCGAAGGCAACGTGGCGAAAGGCTACTACATTCCCCTTGCGCACACCGATGAAATCGGGTTCCCGCTCCCCGCGGGCAAGGGCGGCAACTTCGACTTCAACAAGGCGAAGGAGTGGTTCTGCACATTTTTCGCCGACAATGCACCTGTCGCTGAAAATGATGGCGCCGAGGGCGCGGCTTCAAAACGAGCATTCGTATTCCATAACGCAAAATTCGACCTGCACGTTCTCGCCCGCGCTTTCAAGATTCCGCAAGCCGTCATCGACAACGCAAATATCATCGACACGCTGATTGCCGCCTGGATGCTTTCGCCGGGACAATCGGGCCTCGGCCTCGACAACCAGGTGATGCAGCGCCTGCAGCACGAGATGATTCCCATCGAGAACCTGATTGGACGTGGCAAGAACCAGATTACGTTCAACCGCACGCCCATCAAGGACGCCACCGAATACGGCGCCGAAGATGCAGTCTACACGCTCCGCCTTTGGAAGCCGCTCAAGCAGGAACTCGAAAAGCTCGACTACGTGAAGTATTTCTTCGAGCAGGAAATGCCGCTGCTGAAGGTACTGTACCAGATGGAATCCGTGGGCGTCGCGATTGATGTTCCGGCCCTCAAGACGCTGGAGCAGGAACTTGCACGCCGCATCGAAAACCTGGAAAAGGAAATTTGCGACATGGCGGGCGTCGAGTTCAACATCGGCTCGCCAAAGCAGCTGGGCGATGTGCTTTTCGATACGCTCGGCCTCCCCGAAATCAAGAAGCGCAGTACCGACGCCGTCGTTCTCGAAGAACTTTCGTTCCGCGCGCCGCACCCGATTGTTTTTTCCGTCATAGAATACCGCGAACTCAAGAAGATGCAGAGCACCTACATCTCGGTGCTCCCGACGCTCATCAATCCGGACACGCGCCGCATCCACACGAGCTTTATCCAGTGGGGTACCGCGACAGGCCGCCTTTCGAGCCGCGATCCGAACCTGCAGAACATTCCCGTGCGTAGCGACTTGGGTAAAAAGATTCGCGCAGCATTTATCCCGCAGAGCAAGGACAACGTAATCCTTGCGGTAGACTACTCGCAGATTGAACTCAGAATGCTCGCACACCTGAGTGGCGATGCCGCGCTCATCGAAAGCTACAAGGAAGGCATCGACATCCACGCCCGCACAGCCGCCGCAATTTACGGAGTTGACCTAGACGCCGTCACGAGTGACATGAGGCGCGATGCCAAGGTGGTGAATTTCGGCGTGCTCTACGGCATGACGGCCTTCCGCCTCGCCCGTGACCTAAAAATCCCGATGTCGCAGGCAAGGGATTTCATCGACGGTTACTTCGGGATGTACCAGGGTGTACAGCAGTTTATTGAAGATACCAAGGCGGCCGCCCACCGCGACGGCTATGTGGAAACGCTTTCGGGCCGCCGCCGCTACATCGCAGGTATCGACAGCAGCGACCGCATGGAATCGCAAATGGCCGAGCGCATGGCCGTGAATACTCCCGTCCAAGGCTCCGCCGCCGACCTCATCAAGATTGCGATGATACGCATCCAGAAGAGAATCAACGAAGAAAAACTCCCGCTCCGCATGATGCTGCAGGTGCACGACGAACTCGTGTTCGAATGCCCCCGCGACCAGGTGGAAGCGATGGCCCAGATGGTGAAATCTGAAATGGAAGGTGCCATGGAGCTGAAGGTTCCGCTCGTTGCGAGCGTGGGCTTCGGTGAAAACTGGCTCGAGGCGCATTAA
- a CDS encoding SIMPL domain-containing protein: MQSRVKEAIILAVAILCLGVFFYRAQIDVKDRDRVVFVRGLAEREVSADFVIWPIVYKEVGNDLAELSATLQSKSQILEKFLLENGVKKEDITYSTPAIVDADGELYSGGKHAYRYVATVVATVATNDVALVRKVMEKQSELLKHGIAFSGSDYQYRTVYSFNGLNEIKPAMIDEATKNARSAAEKFAKDSDSKLGKIKTATQGVFSIEDRDENTPYIKKVRVVTNVQYFLED, from the coding sequence ATGCAATCGAGAGTTAAAGAGGCAATCATTTTGGCGGTGGCCATTTTGTGCTTGGGTGTATTTTTCTATCGGGCCCAAATCGATGTCAAGGATCGCGACCGTGTGGTATTCGTGCGCGGACTTGCTGAACGCGAAGTTTCGGCTGATTTTGTGATTTGGCCGATTGTATACAAAGAGGTGGGCAACGATCTTGCCGAGCTTTCTGCAACATTACAGTCCAAGTCGCAGATACTTGAAAAGTTCCTGCTCGAAAACGGCGTGAAAAAAGAAGATATCACTTACTCGACCCCGGCCATTGTCGATGCCGATGGCGAATTGTACAGCGGCGGCAAGCATGCCTATCGTTATGTCGCGACAGTTGTGGCAACGGTAGCCACGAACGATGTGGCTCTTGTTCGTAAGGTCATGGAGAAACAGAGCGAACTCCTGAAACATGGAATCGCCTTTAGCGGTAGCGATTACCAGTATCGCACCGTCTATAGCTTTAACGGTCTCAACGAAATCAAACCCGCCATGATTGACGAGGCTACTAAGAATGCAAGGAGTGCCGCCGAGAAGTTTGCGAAGGATTCCGATAGCAAACTCGGCAAAATCAAGACGGCCACGCAGGGTGTGTTCTCCATTGAAGACCGCGACGAAAATACGCCGTATATCAAGAAAGTGCGCGTCGTAACGAACGTGCAGTATTTCTTGGAAGATTAA
- a CDS encoding FISUMP domain-containing protein codes for MKKNAKIVLFVLGMAILAACGSDESSNPEPFYLEKVPPCRSNSEDNCEYGLLTDERDGQTYKTVKIRDLWWMKENLKYRYLQPTSSMDSSSFCYNDTLEYCGIDGRLYLWSAAMDSAGVFSDNGKGCGYGSECNHAAVVRGVCPAGWHLPSEEEWNNLFQAVGYGNFIGDKLKTTTGWYSNGTDDYSFSVAPVSPMYYHDGQYGFFLRWDTYTAYWSTASRDEFYAVTMYVTNVDYYVYVGDYYDFAKINAYPVRCVKD; via the coding sequence ATGAAAAAGAATGCAAAAATTGTGCTGTTTGTGCTCGGCATGGCGATCCTTGCTGCCTGTGGAAGTGACGAATCCAGTAACCCCGAGCCTTTTTATTTGGAGAAAGTTCCTCCCTGTAGATCTAATTCCGAAGATAATTGTGAGTACGGATTGTTGACGGATGAACGTGATGGTCAAACATATAAAACAGTGAAAATCCGCGATCTTTGGTGGATGAAAGAAAATTTGAAATACCGTTATTTGCAACCTACTTCGTCTATGGATTCAAGTAGCTTTTGCTACAACGATACTCTTGAATATTGCGGAATAGATGGTCGTTTGTATTTATGGAGTGCCGCAATGGATAGCGCTGGCGTTTTTTCCGATAACGGCAAGGGATGTGGTTATGGTTCAGAGTGCAACCATGCTGCTGTGGTTCGGGGTGTTTGCCCTGCGGGCTGGCATCTTCCGAGTGAAGAAGAGTGGAATAATCTTTTTCAAGCGGTTGGATATGGCAACTTTATCGGCGACAAACTAAAGACGACAACAGGTTGGTATAGTAATGGAACCGATGATTATTCGTTCTCTGTTGCTCCAGTTTCTCCGATGTATTATCATGATGGACAATATGGATTCTTTCTCCGATGGGATACGTATACGGCATACTGGAGTACGGCATCAAGGGATGAATTCTATGCTGTTACAATGTACGTTACGAATGTAGATTATTATGTGTATGTTGGTGATTACTATGATTTTGCAAAGATAAATGCATATCCTGTCCGCTGCGTGAAGGATTAG
- a CDS encoding FprA family A-type flavoprotein produces the protein MKNFSENIKYIGVDDRDLDLFEGQYVVPEGMAYNSYVIIDEKIAVTDTVDAHKVGEWLANLDAALAGRKPDYLVIHHLEPDHAGGIADFVAKYPEATLVASAKAFALLPQFMALPESVKKQTVKEGDTLALGAHTLQFIGAPMVHWPEVLFSYEQSEKVLFSADAFGKFGVYDADPDDWACEARRYYFNIVGKYGNQVQAVLKKAAALDIKTICPLHGPVLTENLGYYIDKYNTWSSYAPEDKGVLVAYASIYGGTKKAAELLGEKLKAAGVEKVVVSDLARSDMAEVIEDAFRYDRMVVAAPTYDAGLFPVMEDFLNHLKAKNYSNRKVGIVENGTWAPMAAKKMTEILATLKNVTLAETVVTVKSTLSAESEAAMDKIVQELV, from the coding sequence ATGAAGAACTTTAGCGAAAACATCAAGTACATCGGTGTCGATGACCGCGACTTGGATTTGTTCGAAGGCCAGTACGTGGTGCCCGAGGGCATGGCCTACAATTCGTATGTGATTATTGACGAAAAGATTGCCGTGACGGACACGGTCGATGCGCACAAGGTGGGCGAGTGGCTTGCCAATCTGGATGCCGCTCTCGCTGGCCGCAAGCCGGACTACCTGGTGATTCACCACTTGGAACCGGACCATGCCGGTGGCATTGCTGATTTTGTCGCGAAGTACCCGGAGGCGACGCTTGTGGCATCTGCGAAGGCGTTTGCGCTGCTGCCGCAGTTCATGGCGCTCCCGGAATCGGTCAAGAAGCAGACCGTGAAGGAAGGCGATACGCTTGCGCTCGGTGCGCACACCTTGCAGTTTATCGGTGCTCCGATGGTGCACTGGCCCGAAGTGCTGTTCAGTTACGAACAGAGTGAAAAGGTCTTGTTCTCGGCCGATGCGTTCGGCAAGTTCGGCGTGTACGATGCCGACCCGGACGACTGGGCCTGCGAGGCCCGCCGCTACTACTTCAATATCGTGGGCAAGTACGGCAACCAGGTGCAGGCGGTGCTCAAGAAGGCTGCTGCACTCGACATCAAGACGATTTGCCCGCTGCATGGCCCGGTGCTCACCGAAAATCTGGGCTACTACATCGACAAGTACAATACCTGGAGCAGCTACGCTCCCGAAGACAAGGGCGTGCTTGTGGCGTATGCCTCTATTTACGGCGGAACCAAGAAGGCCGCGGAATTGCTCGGTGAAAAGCTCAAGGCCGCCGGTGTCGAGAAGGTGGTGGTTTCTGACCTTGCCCGCAGCGACATGGCCGAAGTCATTGAGGACGCCTTCCGCTACGATCGCATGGTGGTGGCTGCTCCTACATATGATGCGGGCCTCTTCCCGGTCATGGAAGATTTCCTCAATCACCTGAAGGCAAAGAACTATTCCAACCGCAAGGTGGGCATCGTGGAAAACGGCACGTGGGCTCCGATGGCCGCGAAGAAGATGACGGAAATCCTCGCCACGCTCAAGAACGTGACGCTTGCCGAAACGGTAGTGACGGTAAAATCGACGCTCAGCGCCGAATCCGAAGCCGCGATGGACAAAATCGTTCAAGAACTTGTGTAA
- a CDS encoding NAD(P)H-hydrate dehydratase, translating into MKLLDQFSFTELMPVLSTEGMRALDKAAKEALAKDVRQTDAPIEGETRVTIEAGYELMKQAGAALFKKVIEVLNRDAVCRGDAYCGTGDAPETQIGNAPRSVAVFVGGGNNGGDGLVLAKLLIEAGIPCTTYSLAAAEKFQNEAKMALDDFAQAGGRLTMYSPTEVATQAETAQRAPRFAGITLAVDCMLGNGAHGELRETFAAAVRDIAASNIPVVAADAPTGYDSAEHGRREPCIHALESLLFGFPRLDAYTREGGPAFGEASVAPLGYPAGIVAQFSENTFLATKTLIPQMLPERDDWGDKRKQGCAMIVAGSGDMPGAAALCTQAALRSGAGLVTLASPDATMPVLQAKLSEPVFVNLQDMAGQDGDTVDDRATALSPAHIPQILEKAKHNQALAIGPGIGCAECTRDAVIDLLPQIKCPAVIDADALNAIATLNKTSASPTSGASSFLFGIPSEAILTPHRREFERLFGALPANDIDIPKLVRDIARNTKKVILLKGAPTFVGIPDGRVFVIPAHNSGLAKGGSGDVLTGIITALLAQGLAAPEAAVLGALLHQKAGRIARKKMGAFSMLPSDVIEMLPAAFGC; encoded by the coding sequence ATGAAACTTCTCGACCAGTTCAGCTTTACGGAACTCATGCCCGTCCTCTCGACCGAGGGGATGCGTGCACTTGACAAGGCGGCCAAGGAAGCGCTCGCCAAGGACGTTCGCCAGACAGACGCCCCAATTGAAGGTGAGACGCGCGTGACGATTGAGGCCGGTTATGAACTGATGAAACAGGCGGGAGCCGCGCTGTTCAAGAAGGTGATTGAAGTTTTGAACCGCGACGCCGTTTGTCGCGGGGATGCTTATTGCGGGACCGGGGATGCGCCCGAAACGCAGATTGGAAATGCGCCGCGGTCTGTGGCGGTATTTGTCGGTGGAGGCAACAACGGGGGCGACGGGCTCGTGCTCGCGAAGCTGCTGATTGAAGCGGGAATCCCCTGCACCACGTATTCGCTTGCCGCCGCCGAGAAGTTCCAGAACGAAGCCAAGATGGCTTTGGATGATTTTGCGCAGGCCGGCGGGCGTTTAACGATGTATTCGCCGACAGAAGTCGCGACGCAGGCTGAAACTGCGCAGCGGGCGCCGAGATTCGCAGGCATCACGCTGGCCGTAGATTGCATGCTCGGGAACGGAGCGCACGGAGAACTGCGGGAGACGTTCGCAGCCGCGGTCCGCGACATTGCCGCATCAAACATCCCGGTTGTCGCGGCCGACGCCCCCACCGGTTACGATTCCGCGGAACATGGGCGTCGGGAACCCTGCATACACGCACTTGAATCCCTCCTGTTCGGGTTCCCGCGGCTGGACGCCTACACGCGCGAAGGCGGTCCCGCTTTCGGGGAAGCCTCGGTCGCGCCGCTCGGCTACCCCGCAGGCATCGTCGCCCAGTTCAGCGAAAACACGTTCCTCGCCACCAAAACGCTCATACCGCAAATGCTGCCCGAGCGCGACGACTGGGGTGACAAGCGCAAGCAAGGCTGCGCCATGATTGTCGCAGGCTCCGGCGATATGCCGGGAGCCGCCGCGCTCTGCACGCAGGCCGCCCTCCGGAGCGGCGCCGGCCTCGTGACGCTCGCAAGCCCCGACGCCACAATGCCCGTACTGCAGGCGAAACTCTCGGAACCCGTATTCGTGAACCTGCAAGACATGGCCGGCCAAGACGGCGACACGGTCGACGACCGCGCCACAGCCCTCTCGCCCGCGCACATCCCGCAAATTCTTGAAAAGGCAAAGCACAACCAGGCGCTCGCCATCGGGCCCGGAATCGGGTGCGCCGAATGCACGCGCGACGCCGTCATCGACCTACTTCCGCAAATCAAGTGCCCGGCGGTCATCGACGCCGACGCGCTGAACGCCATCGCCACGCTCAACAAGACTTCAGCAAGCCCCACCTCGGGAGCATCGTCATTCCTGTTCGGCATTCCCAGCGAAGCAATCCTCACGCCGCACCGTCGGGAATTCGAAAGGCTTTTCGGCGCCCTTCCGGCAAACGACATCGACATCCCCAAACTGGTGCGCGACATCGCCCGCAATACAAAGAAGGTCATTCTCCTGAAGGGCGCGCCGACATTTGTCGGCATTCCCGACGGCCGCGTATTCGTGATTCCCGCACATAACTCCGGACTCGCCAAAGGCGGTTCCGGCGACGTTCTCACGGGCATCATCACGGCCCTACTCGCGCAAGGCCTTGCCGCCCCCGAAGCCGCCGTACTCGGAGCATTGTTGCATCAAAAAGCGGGCCGCATAGCCCGCAAAAAAATGGGAGCATTCAGCATGCTCCCGAGCGATGTCATTGAAATGTTGCCCGCAGCCTTTGGTTGCTAG